Proteins co-encoded in one Natronorubrum daqingense genomic window:
- a CDS encoding precorrin-3B C(17)-methyltransferase encodes MSVDDSAADTSDGTPDDHGTLYVVGIGPGLPDHMTAKAKRVIESSEVVIASSLYQEFLRDDGTLPPEDAVDDEGFATRDDGFEQEIVRSTMGRQIELARAAFDYVREGKDVAHVSGGDPSVYGKSDLIFKMAEEEDATDVPIEIVPGITAALGGSANVGAPLCNDFCTISLSDKWRGWDEIEEKLRAAAISDFVIVLYNCWRNYEKAVDIVREERTDDALVAIVNDAGRADAGRNGESEFVTTLGEAADHDDKVSGMGTSLIIGNHETETWRNDDRTYLVTPRGGRDVDDF; translated from the coding sequence ATGAGCGTCGACGATTCAGCTGCCGATACCAGTGACGGCACCCCCGACGACCACGGCACCCTCTACGTCGTCGGCATCGGTCCGGGCCTGCCGGATCACATGACCGCGAAGGCAAAGCGCGTCATCGAATCCTCGGAGGTCGTCATCGCCTCGAGTCTCTACCAGGAGTTCCTGCGCGATGACGGGACCCTTCCGCCTGAGGACGCCGTCGACGACGAAGGATTCGCGACTCGAGATGACGGCTTCGAACAGGAGATCGTCCGCTCGACGATGGGCCGACAGATCGAACTCGCCCGCGCGGCGTTCGATTACGTCCGCGAGGGGAAAGACGTCGCTCACGTCTCGGGTGGCGATCCCTCGGTCTACGGCAAGTCCGACCTCATCTTCAAGATGGCCGAGGAGGAGGACGCTACCGACGTGCCGATCGAAATCGTCCCCGGAATCACGGCCGCACTGGGCGGGTCGGCAAACGTCGGCGCGCCGCTTTGCAACGACTTCTGTACGATCTCGCTGTCGGACAAGTGGCGCGGCTGGGACGAGATCGAGGAAAAGCTTCGCGCAGCCGCAATCAGCGACTTCGTGATCGTCCTCTACAACTGCTGGCGAAACTACGAGAAGGCGGTCGATATCGTTCGCGAAGAGCGAACCGACGACGCCCTCGTGGCTATCGTCAACGACGCCGGCCGCGCGGACGCCGGCCGAAACGGCGAGAGCGAGTTCGTCACCACCCTCGGCGAGGCCGCCGACCACGACGACAAGGTCTCCGGGATGGGCACCTCGTTGATCATCGGCAACCACGAGACCGAAACCTGGCGCAACGACGACCGAACGTACCTCGTCACCCCGCGCGGCGGGCGTGACGTCGACGATTTCTAA
- a CDS encoding ferredoxin, which yields MSRYEVTIEKDACDGIFACLTRDPRFVEGEDGLATIDPSADPVYDCEGEVTDTAERVVATFDDDRIDEAKQAAAACPTDAIIVEEVGK from the coding sequence ATGTCACGATACGAAGTTACCATCGAGAAAGACGCCTGCGACGGCATCTTCGCCTGCCTGACGCGCGACCCGCGATTTGTCGAGGGCGAGGACGGCCTCGCAACGATCGACCCGAGCGCGGATCCCGTCTACGACTGCGAGGGCGAGGTTACCGACACCGCCGAGCGCGTCGTCGCGACGTTCGACGACGACCGCATCGACGAAGCGAAGCAGGCCGCCGCAGCCTGTCCGACGGACGCGATCATCGTCGAAGAGGTGGGCAAATGA
- the cobJ gene encoding precorrin-3B C(17)-methyltransferase — MSTDTNADADESTSKCGASSTTETETETRTESEASSTSKCGASSSNTSDDSGSKCGASSASSSDSSGSKCGASSSDDDSSSNEQEVGAKVDDFDADPGQLTAVGLGPGHAEGMTERAKTALLEADHIVGYTTYIELIPDEITEQADDIYDTPMCGEVSRTEESIDRTLAGNDVAIVGSGDPNVYALAGLALEILESKGATASMVDFDVIPGVPAAQSCAARLGAPLVNDTVSVSLSDHLVPMPEIESRLHSVASESFTITIYNPWSRKRRDNFQKCCEILLTHREPDTPVGIVHGAGREDEQVMITELAELEELGESEIIDMTTTIVVGTEDTYVWDDRMVTPRGYETKYDY; from the coding sequence ATGAGCACTGACACAAACGCAGACGCCGACGAATCGACCTCTAAATGCGGTGCCTCGAGTACCACTGAAACCGAGACCGAAACCAGGACTGAATCCGAGGCCTCGAGCACCTCGAAGTGCGGTGCCTCCTCGAGCAACACGAGCGACGACTCGGGCTCCAAATGCGGGGCCTCGAGCGCCTCGTCTTCGGACTCGTCGGGATCGAAGTGTGGCGCCTCGAGTTCGGACGACGACTCGAGCAGCAACGAACAGGAGGTCGGCGCGAAAGTCGACGATTTCGACGCCGATCCCGGCCAGCTAACCGCCGTCGGACTCGGCCCCGGCCACGCGGAGGGGATGACCGAGCGAGCCAAGACGGCGCTGCTCGAGGCCGACCACATCGTCGGCTACACGACCTACATCGAACTCATTCCGGACGAGATCACCGAGCAGGCCGACGACATCTACGACACGCCGATGTGTGGAGAGGTCTCCCGAACCGAGGAGTCCATCGACCGCACGCTCGCGGGCAACGACGTCGCCATCGTCGGCAGCGGCGACCCCAACGTCTACGCGCTGGCGGGGCTGGCGCTCGAGATCCTCGAGTCCAAGGGCGCGACGGCCTCGATGGTCGACTTCGACGTGATCCCGGGCGTGCCGGCGGCCCAATCCTGTGCGGCCCGCCTGGGCGCGCCGCTGGTGAACGACACCGTCTCGGTCTCCTTGTCGGATCACCTCGTGCCCATGCCCGAGATCGAGTCGCGGCTGCACTCCGTGGCCAGCGAGAGCTTCACGATCACGATCTACAATCCGTGGAGTCGCAAGCGCCGCGACAACTTCCAGAAGTGCTGTGAGATCCTGCTCACGCACCGCGAGCCGGACACGCCGGTCGGCATCGTCCACGGCGCGGGCCGCGAGGACGAGCAGGTGATGATCACCGAACTCGCCGAACTCGAGGAGTTGGGCGAGAGCGAGATTATCGACATGACGACGACCATCGTCGTCGGCACCGAGGACACCTACGTCTGGGACGACCGGATGGTGACGCCGCGGGGCTACGAGACGAAGTACGACTACTGA
- a CDS encoding cobalamin biosynthesis protein, whose protein sequence is MSETQPTGDEDALEIEVPADPLAGHPASAYLWGHVAGSGDVATDQIEVVTNDESSAQVLAAIAGGNLEHETTSRDYAHDTSITRTEDEYTLSIGGGEGDSDSTLLGRNGALGLPVDGRGHYRFGAFSSHDRELLRGLLEGCGTICFKSSSGTVGISFVHEDRELLELVRELIDDCPVDAPYGDLGETSSGGYWFGVDDEAAPAFGTWLYENCGETGLFAPSRRRKLEASLEQAESYDD, encoded by the coding sequence ATGAGCGAGACACAGCCCACAGGCGACGAGGACGCGCTCGAGATCGAGGTTCCAGCCGATCCGCTCGCGGGCCACCCCGCGTCGGCGTACCTCTGGGGCCATGTCGCCGGAAGCGGCGACGTTGCTACCGATCAGATCGAGGTCGTGACTAACGACGAGTCGTCCGCACAGGTCCTCGCCGCGATTGCGGGCGGCAACCTCGAGCACGAGACGACCAGTCGAGACTACGCGCACGATACGTCGATCACCCGAACGGAGGACGAGTACACGCTCTCGATCGGCGGGGGTGAGGGCGATAGCGACTCGACCCTGCTGGGACGCAACGGCGCACTGGGCCTCCCCGTCGACGGCCGCGGACACTACCGTTTCGGCGCGTTCTCGAGTCACGACCGAGAGCTCCTCCGCGGACTGCTCGAGGGCTGTGGCACGATCTGCTTCAAGTCCTCGAGCGGAACGGTCGGCATCTCGTTCGTCCACGAGGATCGAGAGTTGCTCGAGTTAGTTCGGGAGTTGATCGACGACTGTCCCGTGGACGCGCCCTACGGCGACCTCGGAGAGACTTCCTCGGGCGGCTACTGGTTCGGCGTCGACGACGAGGCCGCCCCCGCCTTCGGGACGTGGCTCTACGAGAACTGCGGGGAGACCGGCCTGTTCGCACCGAGTCGACGACGCAAACTCGAGGCCAGCCTCGAGCAGGCCGAATCGTACGACGACTAG